The Lineus longissimus chromosome 2, tnLinLong1.2, whole genome shotgun sequence genome window below encodes:
- the LOC135482649 gene encoding uncharacterized protein LOC135482649 produces the protein MNLSRALKAPAHETIKAPLKVTIVALSTKKTIKATNNTTITFWTAAIADENTVTKINLYDEHLVAKCNPNKTVIMTSTKSRADHLTTNPETRIYSTKFMHVPEQLINEGKLLINPPDAHIVTLKNAATSPLKTRLSVQGTVTQVEEKKTVIAKGKPVQIQTVTLKDKTALVKCTLWREAADTNLMTPGNHVKITNAYTHYSTFHKAQQLNTSDDSSITLVEEPPRFAQQQLIAIDISEIPDELTVLAEEDDNYQEFSTTKQVVLQAFEVESLDDIQDILPATATVTIRNKCITAIALA, from the exons ATGAACCTATCCAGAGCACTCAAGGCGCCTGCGCATGAAACTATCAAGGCACCACTTAAAGTCACCATTGTCGCATTGTCAACCAAGAAAACCATCAAGGCCACTAATAACACTACAATTACCTTCTGGACAGCAGCAATTGCAGACGAAAACACAGTCACTAAGATCAACTTGTATGATGAACACCTTGTTGCCAAATGCAACCCAAACAAGACCGTTATCATGACTTCAACGAAATCCAGAGCCGACCATCTCACGACCAACCCCGAAACACGCATTTACAGCACGAAATTCATGCACGTACCAGAACAACTTATCAACGAAGGCAAACTCCTCATCAACCCACCAGATGCACACATTGTCACGCTCAAGAATGCTGCTACTTCACCACTAAAAACACGTCTCTCGGTCCAAGGGACAGTCACACAG gttgaagaaaaaaagacagTAATTGCCAAGGGCAAACCAGTCCAAATCCAGACAGTGACTTTGAAGGACAAAACGGCATTGGTGAAATGTACTCTTTGGAGAGAGGCAGCTGACACCAACCTTATGACCCCAGGAAACCACGTCAAAATCACCAACGCGTACACACATTACAGCACCTTCCACAAGGCCCAACAATTGAACACATCGGATGATTCATCTATAACA CTCGTCGAAGAACCGCCACGCTTTGCTCAACAACAGTTGATTGCTATCGACATTTCAGAAATCCCAGATGAGTTGACAGTACTTGCTGAGGAGGACGATAACTACCAAGAATTCAGCACAACCAAACAAGTTGTCCTTCAGGCCTTCGAAGTCGAATCCCTTGATGACATACAAGACATCCTCCCAGCTACTGCCACCGTCACCATCAGAAACAAATGCATCACTGCAATTGCCCTAGCATAA